In a single window of the Oecophyllibacter saccharovorans genome:
- a CDS encoding stimulus-sensing domain-containing protein codes for MQQHFQRLLSPLLGRILLVNVLPLALLAGLLLSINQFQTGLLEADVTALREQGHIYAGALGQSAVRRVGGGPVLDVGLARPLLTELVASSHNAHARLFGPDGRLLVDSHQGKGPHGSAARSSEPEPPRPRGEDAVDAFYGWILSWLPLNSRTGPVPFEGAEGEGDGRGRPGVAPPPLGGLVELPPYIRRTAGHQLVITVVEPVMHGGHTVGEIQLTRRDPEIDRSLFVVRSAILTLMFGALLVTVLLSWYLFHTIASPLRRLVRSSREMREPGHGRADCVPAPLLGRRDEIGVLARALRVSTLALWARLDDTERFAAEVSHELKNPLSSIRSALETLPRLPNGEPRKRLLTILTDDVQRLERLISDISEASRIEGELSRGRHEAVDILPLLSVLVEMHETTRAPGDPHLVLEVESGSSSGAARSKGEGLPSFCVMAVGDRLVQVIRNLISNALSFSPPDGQVTLRIRSVSVPQNGASSTALQASSLAQDVLKPAPSAAGSHKMREMVEIEVSDQGPGVPPAKLENIFDRFYSERPGSEHFGQHSGLGLAISRQIIQALDGTLQAENIYCAGPPQAQHSDAGLPSTTAVPAGPFACGARFIVRLPRCACPAHSVGEGGEE; via the coding sequence GTGCAGCAGCATTTCCAGCGCCTGCTTTCGCCTCTTCTGGGGCGTATTCTTCTGGTCAACGTGCTGCCTTTGGCTTTGCTGGCAGGGCTCCTGCTTTCCATCAATCAGTTCCAGACCGGCCTGCTGGAAGCCGATGTCACCGCGCTGCGTGAGCAGGGACATATTTATGCAGGCGCGTTGGGGCAATCAGCGGTCCGGCGTGTTGGGGGTGGGCCGGTGCTTGATGTCGGCCTGGCGCGCCCTTTGCTGACAGAGCTGGTGGCCTCGAGTCACAATGCCCATGCACGTCTCTTCGGCCCGGACGGTCGCCTGCTGGTTGACAGTCATCAGGGTAAGGGGCCGCATGGTTCAGCGGCCCGATCTTCCGAGCCGGAACCGCCACGCCCGCGCGGCGAGGATGCGGTGGATGCCTTTTATGGCTGGATCCTGTCCTGGCTGCCGCTCAACAGCCGTACGGGTCCTGTGCCGTTCGAGGGGGCGGAAGGCGAGGGAGACGGGCGTGGCCGGCCGGGCGTGGCCCCGCCCCCCCTTGGCGGCCTGGTGGAATTGCCGCCCTATATCCGTCGCACCGCCGGCCACCAGCTGGTGATCACGGTCGTTGAGCCTGTCATGCATGGTGGCCATACGGTAGGCGAGATTCAGCTCACCCGCCGCGATCCGGAAATTGACCGTTCCCTGTTCGTCGTGCGCTCGGCCATTCTCACCCTCATGTTCGGGGCCCTCCTCGTGACGGTGCTGCTGTCGTGGTATCTGTTTCACACGATCGCCAGTCCGCTGCGCCGGCTTGTCAGGTCCTCACGGGAAATGAGGGAACCTGGTCACGGGCGGGCAGATTGCGTGCCTGCTCCCTTGCTGGGCCGGCGCGATGAGATCGGCGTGCTGGCACGCGCGCTGCGGGTAAGCACCCTGGCGCTGTGGGCGCGCCTTGATGATACGGAACGCTTTGCAGCTGAAGTCAGCCACGAGCTGAAAAATCCGCTTTCTTCCATCCGCTCAGCCCTGGAAACCCTGCCGCGCCTGCCTAATGGTGAGCCGCGCAAGCGCCTGCTGACCATTCTGACCGATGACGTGCAGCGGCTTGAAAGGCTGATTTCCGACATTTCCGAAGCCAGCCGGATCGAAGGGGAACTTTCGCGCGGCCGTCATGAAGCGGTGGATATCCTGCCTCTGCTTTCAGTGCTGGTGGAGATGCACGAGACGACCCGCGCACCAGGTGATCCCCATCTGGTGCTTGAAGTGGAGTCGGGCTCTTCTTCGGGAGCGGCACGGAGCAAGGGAGAGGGTTTGCCGTCCTTCTGCGTCATGGCGGTGGGGGACCGGCTCGTGCAGGTCATCCGCAACCTCATCAGCAATGCCCTGTCCTTCTCCCCCCCTGACGGGCAGGTCACACTTCGGATCCGTTCCGTATCAGTGCCGCAGAACGGCGCCTCTTCAACAGCCCTGCAAGCGTCCTCTCTGGCCCAGGATGTCCTGAAACCGGCCCCCTCTGCTGCCGGTTCCCACAAGATGCGGGAGATGGTGGAGATCGAAGTGAGTGATCAGGGGCCGGGTGTGCCGCCTGCCAAGCTGGAAAACATTTTTGACCGGTTTTATTCCGAGCGCCCGGGCAGTGAGCATTTCGGGCAGCATTCGGGGCTGGGGCTTGCGATCAGCCGACAGATCATCCAGGCCCTTGATGGCACCTTGCAGGCGGAAAACATCTATTGCGCCGGCCCTCCGCAAGCGCAGCACAGTGACGCAGGCCTGCCTTCAACGACCGCTGTGCCTGCAGGCCCCTTTGCCTGCGGGGCACGTTTCATCGTCCGCCTGCCCCGTTGCGCCTGTCCCGCCCACAGCGTCGGCGAAGGAGGGGAAGAGTGA
- the rapZ gene encoding RNase adapter RapZ, whose protein sequence is MKPVTPPASPPVPACPAPAQGPSAREAVTGGVPTELQAEERLETQPSRRIFLVSGLSGAGKASILRMLEDLGCEVVDNPPLDLFDALTLQAQPELPDHLAAPLAIGIDVRSRGFEAAGLMERLARLRARPGQTVQLIYATAEDDVLLRRFTATRRRHPLATGGNILSGITRERQLLAPLREAADLVVDTSDLPLPDLRRLIGARFGDATGKGLALVIMSFAYPAGLPREADMVFDVRFLRNPHYDDELRPGTGLDRNVADYVKADPFFEAFYGHLTGLLETVVPRFVEEGKKYVTIAFGCSGGRHRSVTLAEAVAQDLAQKLAQARQLASADSDRPGGGNIGLAQVDSVMILHRELARQGQDSWRWAVAPNGLPALDPAEPV, encoded by the coding sequence ATGAAGCCTGTTACCCCGCCTGCCTCGCCGCCCGTGCCCGCGTGCCCAGCCCCCGCCCAGGGTCCTTCAGCACGGGAGGCTGTGACAGGCGGCGTTCCGACAGAACTTCAGGCCGAAGAGCGGCTGGAGACACAGCCGAGCCGCAGGATCTTTCTCGTGAGCGGGCTGTCAGGGGCAGGGAAAGCGTCCATTCTGCGCATGCTGGAGGATCTGGGCTGCGAAGTGGTGGACAATCCGCCCCTTGACCTGTTTGACGCACTTACGCTTCAGGCACAGCCGGAACTGCCCGATCATTTGGCAGCCCCTCTGGCGATCGGTATTGACGTGCGGAGTCGTGGTTTTGAAGCAGCAGGGCTGATGGAGCGGTTGGCGCGCCTGCGGGCCAGGCCGGGTCAGACAGTGCAGCTGATTTACGCCACCGCTGAAGATGATGTCCTCCTGCGCCGGTTCACTGCGACCCGGCGGCGGCATCCGCTGGCCACAGGCGGCAACATCCTGTCGGGCATTACGCGCGAACGGCAGTTGTTGGCTCCCCTGCGTGAAGCGGCGGATCTGGTGGTCGATACTTCCGACCTGCCCCTGCCGGACCTGCGCCGGCTGATCGGTGCGCGTTTTGGCGATGCGACCGGGAAAGGGCTGGCGCTGGTCATCATGTCCTTCGCCTATCCGGCAGGGCTGCCCCGAGAGGCGGATATGGTGTTTGACGTGCGCTTTCTGCGCAATCCCCATTATGATGATGAACTGCGCCCTGGCACCGGACTGGATCGTAATGTTGCAGACTACGTGAAGGCCGATCCCTTTTTTGAAGCGTTTTACGGTCATCTGACCGGGCTGCTGGAAACAGTGGTGCCGCGCTTCGTGGAGGAGGGGAAAAAATACGTCACGATTGCTTTCGGCTGCAGTGGCGGGCGGCATCGTTCCGTCACCTTGGCGGAGGCCGTGGCCCAGGATCTGGCCCAGAAACTCGCCCAAGCCCGCCAGCTGGCCTCTGCTGACAGTGACCGACCGGGCGGAGGCAACATAGGGCTGGCCCAGGTGGACTCAGTCATGATCCTGCACCGGGAACTGGCCCGGCAGGGGCAGGATTCCTGGCGCTGGGCCGTCGCGCCGAACGGCTTGCCGGCCCTTGATCCTGCCGAGCCTGTCTGA
- a CDS encoding Fur family transcriptional regulator, translating to MQEGSQKDQCRKDQPSAGHRPEAQQGLAFSAEVEAQLEAARQWCVARGERLTPTRAQVLGLILSDPRPSGAYELLSRLRESHPRAAPPTVYRALEFLLGLGLIHRIERLSAFTACLHVLECHDSSCCPAGSEAGRAVSEEAGTTVPKWAGHRAYFLICRLCGHVRELEEALVSRLLLQTASGLGFRAESATVEIVGVCAECAGK from the coding sequence GTGCAGGAAGGCTCTCAGAAAGATCAGTGCCGGAAAGACCAACCCTCGGCGGGGCACCGCCCCGAGGCGCAACAGGGGCTGGCCTTTTCTGCAGAAGTCGAAGCGCAGCTGGAGGCGGCGCGCCAGTGGTGCGTTGCGCGTGGCGAGCGCCTGACGCCCACGCGGGCTCAGGTCCTTGGCCTTATCCTTTCAGACCCCAGGCCGTCAGGAGCTTATGAGCTCCTGAGCCGCCTGCGGGAAAGCCATCCCCGCGCCGCGCCCCCCACGGTCTACCGGGCGCTGGAGTTTCTGCTCGGTCTCGGGCTGATACACCGTATCGAACGTTTGAGTGCCTTTACAGCCTGTCTGCACGTTCTGGAATGCCATGATTCTAGCTGCTGTCCGGCCGGTTCAGAGGCCGGGAGAGCGGTTTCTGAAGAAGCCGGAACCACAGTGCCGAAATGGGCGGGGCACAGGGCTTATTTCCTGATCTGCCGCCTTTGCGGGCATGTCAGGGAACTGGAAGAGGCGCTGGTCAGCCGTCTTCTCCTGCAGACGGCCAGCGGGCTGGGATTCAGGGCGGAAAGTGCAACTGTGGAAATCGTTGGGGTCTGCGCTGAGTGTGCGGGCAAATGA
- a CDS encoding sugar porter family MFS transporter, with protein sequence MSTAVSSGAGKSGPDFGQVDPLAARRVLTFCVLAALGGLMCGMDIGVISGVLKPFGIQFNVSNFGKEWVVAAMLAGAFVGALTGGFFCQKIGRKSTLTLAAGAFGLGALFCAMSWSLGSMVCGRFVVGLGLGLASFTAPLYLSEIAPADKRGTMGTLWQLMITLGIFLTFFTNGWISGVATSEHSWRFMLLVEAVPALVFCVLFFFLPRSPRWLLMKGRWEEALAGLTLLRDTPQQAEKELQAIRTQLQAKQEGFSLFRDNPNFRRSVMLGMLLMIIQQFAGINIIMYYAPKVLEEAHFSPAGQMWGTALIGFVNFVMTFVAVLYSDRLGRKPLLYMGFGGMAISMGLLAFLLSLPTESHFDQMAILVLIIIFVGAFAMSVGPLPWVICSEIQPAKGRNFGMTVSTATNMCCNFLIGLTFLSILEALGPSNTFWLFTGFNVAAIILVYFFVPETKDVPMEKLDERLMRGVRLRDLGRAD encoded by the coding sequence ATGAGTACAGCTGTTTCGTCGGGAGCCGGCAAATCCGGCCCTGATTTCGGGCAGGTCGACCCGCTTGCGGCTCGGCGTGTTCTGACCTTCTGCGTTCTCGCAGCTCTGGGCGGATTGATGTGCGGGATGGATATCGGGGTTATTTCCGGTGTTCTCAAGCCTTTCGGCATTCAGTTCAATGTTTCGAATTTCGGCAAGGAATGGGTGGTCGCCGCCATGCTGGCCGGCGCTTTCGTCGGTGCGCTGACAGGCGGTTTTTTCTGTCAGAAGATCGGCCGCAAGAGCACTCTGACCCTTGCAGCGGGCGCTTTCGGACTGGGCGCGCTGTTCTGTGCGATGAGCTGGTCTCTGGGCAGCATGGTATGTGGTCGCTTCGTGGTCGGTCTCGGGCTTGGCCTCGCTTCCTTCACCGCCCCGCTCTATCTCTCGGAGATCGCCCCCGCTGACAAACGTGGCACGATGGGCACGCTGTGGCAGCTGATGATCACGCTGGGGATTTTCCTGACCTTCTTTACGAATGGCTGGATTTCCGGCGTGGCGACTTCAGAACACAGCTGGCGCTTTATGCTTCTGGTTGAAGCTGTTCCGGCCCTTGTTTTCTGCGTTCTCTTCTTCTTTCTGCCCCGCAGCCCGCGCTGGCTGCTGATGAAGGGCCGTTGGGAAGAAGCCCTGGCCGGCCTGACCCTTCTGCGGGACACGCCGCAGCAGGCTGAAAAGGAACTGCAGGCCATCAGGACCCAGCTGCAGGCGAAGCAGGAAGGCTTCAGCCTTTTCAGGGACAATCCCAATTTCCGCCGCTCGGTGATGCTGGGCATGCTGCTGATGATCATCCAGCAGTTCGCCGGTATCAACATCATCATGTATTACGCACCGAAAGTGCTTGAAGAGGCCCATTTCAGCCCGGCCGGGCAGATGTGGGGCACAGCCCTCATCGGTTTCGTCAATTTCGTGATGACATTCGTCGCGGTGCTGTATTCCGACCGCCTGGGCCGCAAGCCGCTGCTTTATATGGGGTTTGGCGGCATGGCGATCAGCATGGGGTTGCTGGCCTTCCTTCTGAGCCTGCCGACGGAAAGCCATTTCGACCAGATGGCCATTCTGGTCCTGATCATCATCTTTGTCGGCGCGTTTGCCATGTCTGTCGGGCCGCTGCCGTGGGTGATCTGCTCGGAAATCCAGCCTGCCAAAGGCCGCAATTTCGGCATGACGGTCTCCACAGCCACCAATATGTGCTGCAACTTCCTCATCGGCCTCACCTTCCTGTCCATTCTCGAAGCGCTGGGGCCTTCCAATACCTTCTGGCTGTTCACCGGGTTCAACGTGGCGGCGATTATCCTGGTCTATTTCTTCGTGCCTGAAACCAAGGATGTGCCCATGGAGAAGCTGGATGAGCGGCTGATGCGCGGCGTACGTCTGCGTGACCTGGGACGCGCGGACTGA
- a CDS encoding sugar porter family MFS transporter, with product MENGESDETTSLFDPARFKILALGLIAALGGLLSGLDVGVISGALNFIGRTYHASTVALEWVVSAMMAGAALGSISAGWLSYHLGRKRALFLGAATFAIGALGCALSWSLGSLICFRAIMGLAIGLAAFTAPLYLSEIATEETRGAMVSMYQLMVTIGIFLAFLSDTLLSYSGNWRWMFGVVAIPAILFLIGLIFLPHSPRWLMMRGRYKEARAILLDLRETPQEAAQEAKSIRAQLKTRQEGWKLFRTNLNFRRSIVLGMLLQIMQQLAGINIVMYYAPEILQQAHFDTQGQMWCTALIGLVNMLATFVALGLVDRLGRKPILYMGFAVMAVGMGLLGWLLHGGMHTEASQMAAVFLLVVFSAGFAMSVGPLAWLLCSEIQPAAGRDFGVAVSTFTNWTANLVVGLTFLSLMQKLGAADTFWLFASLNALFMVLTYLFVPETKGVSLAKLQNRLMRGVRLRDIGRT from the coding sequence ATGGAAAACGGTGAGAGCGACGAAACGACCTCCCTTTTCGATCCAGCGCGTTTCAAGATTCTGGCGCTCGGGCTGATCGCCGCCCTGGGCGGGCTGCTGTCTGGTCTGGATGTCGGGGTTATTTCCGGTGCGCTGAATTTCATCGGACGTACCTACCATGCTTCGACCGTCGCCCTGGAATGGGTGGTCAGCGCCATGATGGCGGGAGCGGCCCTTGGGTCGATCAGTGCCGGATGGCTTTCTTATCATCTGGGTCGCAAGCGGGCCCTGTTTCTGGGTGCCGCAACTTTTGCGATCGGGGCACTCGGCTGTGCGCTGAGCTGGTCTCTGGGATCGTTGATCTGCTTCCGGGCCATCATGGGGCTGGCGATCGGACTGGCTGCTTTCACCGCGCCACTCTACCTGTCGGAAATCGCCACGGAAGAAACGCGCGGCGCCATGGTCTCGATGTACCAGCTGATGGTGACGATCGGCATCTTCCTGGCTTTTCTGTCCGACACGCTGCTGTCCTACTCCGGCAACTGGCGCTGGATGTTCGGTGTCGTTGCCATCCCGGCCATTCTCTTTCTCATCGGCCTGATCTTTCTGCCGCACAGTCCGCGCTGGCTCATGATGCGCGGACGTTATAAAGAGGCACGTGCCATCCTTCTCGACCTGCGCGAGACCCCTCAGGAAGCCGCGCAGGAAGCCAAAAGCATCCGTGCCCAGCTGAAGACCAGGCAGGAAGGGTGGAAGCTCTTCCGGACCAATCTGAATTTCCGTCGTTCGATCGTGCTGGGCATGCTGCTGCAGATCATGCAGCAACTGGCCGGTATCAATATCGTGATGTATTACGCGCCGGAAATTCTGCAGCAGGCCCATTTCGACACGCAGGGACAGATGTGGTGCACGGCCCTGATCGGTCTTGTGAACATGCTGGCCACCTTTGTGGCGCTCGGGCTGGTGGACCGCCTGGGTCGCAAGCCCATTCTGTACATGGGGTTTGCTGTCATGGCTGTGGGCATGGGGCTGCTGGGCTGGTTGCTGCATGGGGGTATGCATACCGAGGCCTCACAGATGGCAGCGGTTTTTCTGCTGGTTGTCTTCAGCGCCGGGTTCGCCATGTCTGTCGGCCCGCTGGCCTGGCTTCTGTGCTCTGAAATTCAGCCCGCTGCCGGGCGTGATTTCGGCGTCGCTGTCTCGACCTTTACCAACTGGACCGCCAATCTCGTTGTCGGCCTCACATTTCTGTCGCTCATGCAGAAGCTCGGCGCAGCTGACACGTTCTGGTTGTTTGCCAGCCTCAACGCTCTGTTCATGGTGCTGACCTATCTCTTCGTCCCTGAGACGAAAGGCGTTTCCCTGGCTAAGCTCCAGAACCGGTTGATGCGTGGCGTCAGGCTGCGCGACATCGGGCGCACCTGA
- a CDS encoding glycosyltransferase family 2 protein: MKTALVGIIRNEADDLLPWMGWHARLGVDTFVLFDDGSTDGTMDLLQAAAALHDVRIYRLPWSDGPVDGRQQHAYQTALHLLQGQCDWVGFLDSDEYLDLHRHSNLQAFLGDFSEEVGGVAISWCLQGSNQLVLRPVQPAFHAFTRHSRPEEPINRHVKSFVRPDCWDGGWINPHIFPLKKGHYVTPGQQQVNWERPGIQQALPDWGTARVRHYQVRSLEQFTERARRRANLQLRLPDFLAGDRNELEDRRPCAALGPVQAWMREVIFQGAAEALLPLPVAEPEAWQPPAPQLPFSLTRIVAWNGHGLGVQQDGLVQLLADTPPESGSETPAAPGPAVTQALPQLYGLRMEFAPGLVFLLACTPQGGLDDFTFLEDRRLNGVLAYGLRSGSRQNSVALQQLHPQLFLSAPPGEAVVADRLQVQLWENFTLEAAPRFKKESTWQTLPFIRFLQEGLRLPPTLAGLGALMRKDRHLALRLLPVFHARLSPEEQATLQEMLGPFRPYFFTDSPEAVKQPFR, translated from the coding sequence GTGAAAACCGCGCTCGTCGGCATCATCCGCAATGAGGCTGACGACCTCCTGCCCTGGATGGGATGGCATGCGCGCCTGGGTGTCGACACGTTCGTCCTTTTCGATGACGGCTCGACAGACGGCACAATGGATCTTCTGCAGGCCGCTGCGGCGCTGCATGACGTCAGGATCTATCGCCTGCCCTGGTCTGACGGCCCGGTGGACGGGCGCCAGCAGCATGCCTACCAGACCGCCCTGCATCTTCTTCAGGGACAATGCGACTGGGTAGGGTTTCTGGACAGTGACGAGTATCTCGACCTCCATCGCCACAGTAATCTCCAGGCATTTCTGGGTGACTTCAGCGAGGAAGTCGGCGGCGTGGCCATCAGCTGGTGCCTGCAGGGAAGCAATCAGCTGGTGCTCCGCCCGGTCCAGCCCGCCTTTCACGCCTTTACGCGCCACAGCCGCCCTGAAGAACCGATCAACCGGCACGTCAAAAGCTTTGTGCGACCTGACTGCTGGGACGGCGGCTGGATCAACCCCCATATCTTCCCGCTCAAAAAAGGCCATTACGTCACCCCGGGGCAGCAGCAGGTGAACTGGGAACGGCCCGGCATCCAGCAGGCGCTGCCCGATTGGGGCACGGCCCGTGTCCGGCATTATCAGGTCCGCAGCCTGGAGCAGTTCACTGAACGCGCGCGCCGCCGCGCCAATCTGCAGCTGCGTCTGCCCGACTTTCTGGCAGGCGACCGCAACGAGCTGGAAGACAGGCGTCCCTGTGCGGCGCTCGGCCCGGTTCAGGCCTGGATGCGCGAGGTGATTTTCCAGGGTGCTGCAGAAGCCCTGTTGCCTCTGCCTGTAGCGGAACCGGAAGCCTGGCAGCCTCCGGCTCCCCAACTACCTTTCTCGCTGACCAGAATCGTCGCCTGGAACGGCCATGGCCTGGGCGTGCAGCAGGATGGGCTGGTGCAGCTTCTGGCGGACACCCCACCGGAATCCGGGTCTGAAACGCCTGCCGCGCCCGGCCCTGCGGTAACTCAGGCGCTGCCCCAGCTTTACGGGCTGCGCATGGAGTTTGCCCCCGGGCTCGTTTTCCTCCTGGCCTGCACGCCACAGGGTGGGTTGGATGATTTCACCTTCCTGGAAGACAGGCGTCTCAACGGCGTGCTGGCTTATGGCCTGCGCTCGGGCAGCCGGCAGAACAGCGTGGCCCTGCAGCAGTTGCACCCACAGCTCTTTCTCTCTGCCCCGCCTGGGGAAGCGGTGGTCGCTGACCGTCTGCAGGTGCAGCTGTGGGAAAACTTCACCCTTGAAGCCGCACCCCGCTTCAAAAAGGAAAGCACCTGGCAGACCCTGCCTTTCATCCGCTTTCTGCAGGAAGGGCTGAGGCTGCCGCCCACACTGGCAGGACTGGGGGCGCTCATGCGCAAAGACCGCCACCTGGCCCTGCGGCTCCTGCCGGTCTTTCACGCCCGCCTCTCCCCTGAAGAGCAGGCCACCCTACAGGAGATGCTGGGACCGTTCCGTCCTTATTTCTTCACCGACAGCCCTGAAGCCGTTAAGCAGCCGTTCCGCTGA
- a CDS encoding mechanosensitive ion channel family protein has product MTKFSMRPALLLRAACLGGALFAAPAFMAGLHPAVAAGEHKSAETPAKPLSVEDLPLVGWGTMQKTLTEQLNKDQKILQEVSSAVQVTDPAPSMIMLNSYTAQATRVRQNTAAALTQVEGYQNAFTALLEILGDKPQPGEPASITQQRQQAQDNLRAVKTMSIRIKLYDLQARQLLAMLGSLSSQIQQATLSRRSLSPLTFTFWAQLESETVALFASLRSVAAVKDLILLPLGLLLVFLGTAALGRFLEAVLPSFLRSRLQDLERLTIKRQRHDHRNAQDSSAGDTSLPASTEHGNAGDTMKLQPGWSAPEALGIGLICATVASVFWALWSNFLLPHGYLLLGTVATTIPACTFVLGGGIPLSHWRSGRSMRTFSLFLSLALMSCAFLETFQNEGVLGNTLQSFLEACVALAGAFTLYLIGRRLSNTVTAEKEKEAAKQVEDAKKAGKTKEVSASLAHMASINLRKPFYALAILLLAITGIAVACGYITFAFSLTSDIVDLTYAVAVTGVLAGTWQMVVSVFFSPNHGTGRWLRMLGVSPRRMEQMGVILSAAGSLALIMVLIALLQTKGDLSFSALWSRLSHIFTGTAHSGLALSPETAISCILLVVAVHYGLNFICTWLLTRLFPTTNLDNGAQTSIISILSYTVWIMTGLTLLSMMGVSVQNLTWVVSALSVGVGFGLQSIVKDFISGIILLAGRPIQPGNVIIIGGIKGVVQRINIRATDITLIDGATLIVPNSQLVTSNVTNASFGDQPTNLSLNFTLSRDVDLDKAQALMLAAANDQPLVLALPAPGIITTALDDLQVTMCLTVSFYNVKNSLGIKSALLQDVLKRFHEARINVVMS; this is encoded by the coding sequence ATGACGAAGTTTTCCATGCGCCCCGCTCTCCTTCTCCGCGCTGCCTGCCTGGGAGGGGCATTGTTTGCCGCCCCTGCTTTCATGGCCGGTCTCCATCCCGCGGTGGCAGCGGGCGAGCATAAGAGTGCCGAGACGCCCGCCAAGCCCCTGAGCGTGGAAGACCTGCCCCTGGTCGGGTGGGGAACGATGCAGAAAACGCTGACCGAGCAGCTCAACAAGGACCAGAAAATCCTCCAAGAGGTCTCGTCAGCCGTCCAGGTCACCGATCCTGCGCCCAGCATGATCATGCTGAACAGCTATACGGCCCAGGCCACCCGTGTCCGGCAGAATACAGCAGCCGCCCTGACCCAGGTTGAAGGCTACCAGAACGCCTTCACCGCGCTGCTGGAGATTCTGGGCGACAAGCCCCAGCCGGGTGAGCCGGCCTCCATCACCCAGCAGCGCCAGCAGGCCCAGGACAACCTGCGCGCGGTCAAGACCATGAGCATCCGGATCAAGCTTTATGATCTGCAGGCCCGCCAGCTGCTCGCCATGCTGGGCTCGCTCAGCAGCCAGATTCAGCAGGCCACTCTCTCACGCCGCAGCCTGTCGCCCCTGACCTTCACCTTCTGGGCACAGCTTGAAAGCGAGACGGTCGCGCTCTTCGCCTCTCTCAGGAGCGTGGCGGCCGTTAAGGATCTGATTCTGCTGCCTCTGGGGCTCCTGCTGGTCTTTCTGGGCACAGCGGCACTCGGGCGTTTTCTGGAAGCCGTGCTGCCTTCTTTCCTGCGCAGCCGCCTGCAGGATCTGGAACGGCTGACGATAAAAAGACAGCGCCATGACCACCGTAATGCTCAGGACAGCTCAGCCGGTGACACTTCCCTGCCAGCTTCCACTGAGCACGGGAATGCAGGCGACACGATGAAGCTACAGCCTGGCTGGAGCGCGCCCGAAGCGCTGGGCATCGGCCTCATCTGCGCAACCGTCGCCTCTGTCTTCTGGGCCTTGTGGAGCAATTTCCTGCTGCCGCACGGCTACCTGCTGCTCGGCACCGTTGCCACAACCATTCCCGCCTGCACTTTCGTGCTCGGCGGCGGCATCCCCCTGAGCCACTGGCGTTCAGGACGCAGCATGCGCACCTTCAGCCTGTTTCTCAGCCTGGCGCTGATGTCATGCGCCTTCCTGGAGACCTTTCAGAATGAAGGCGTCCTGGGCAACACCCTGCAATCCTTTCTTGAGGCCTGTGTGGCGCTCGCAGGCGCCTTCACGCTCTATCTGATCGGACGCCGGCTCAGCAACACCGTCACCGCCGAGAAGGAAAAGGAAGCCGCAAAACAGGTTGAAGACGCCAAAAAGGCCGGCAAGACCAAGGAGGTTTCCGCCTCTCTGGCACACATGGCCAGCATCAATCTGCGCAAACCTTTCTATGCCCTGGCCATCCTGCTGCTCGCCATCACCGGCATTGCGGTAGCCTGCGGTTACATCACCTTCGCCTTCTCCCTGACCAGCGATATCGTCGACCTGACCTATGCGGTCGCTGTCACGGGTGTGCTGGCCGGCACCTGGCAGATGGTGGTCTCGGTATTCTTTTCCCCCAATCACGGCACCGGGCGCTGGCTGCGCATGCTGGGCGTCAGCCCGCGCCGCATGGAGCAGATGGGCGTCATCCTCAGCGCTGCAGGCTCGCTGGCCCTGATCATGGTGCTGATCGCCCTGCTGCAGACCAAGGGCGACCTGTCATTCAGTGCGCTCTGGAGCCGGCTGAGCCACATCTTCACCGGCACCGCCCATAGCGGTCTGGCCCTGTCGCCCGAAACGGCCATCAGCTGCATTCTCCTGGTCGTTGCCGTGCATTACGGCCTGAACTTCATCTGCACCTGGCTGCTGACCCGCCTGTTTCCCACCACCAATCTCGACAACGGGGCGCAGACCTCGATCATCAGCATTCTCTCCTACACTGTCTGGATCATGACAGGGCTTACCCTGCTTTCCATGATGGGTGTGTCGGTGCAGAACCTGACCTGGGTGGTGAGCGCGCTGTCGGTCGGCGTGGGGTTCGGTCTGCAGTCCATCGTCAAGGACTTCATCTCCGGCATCATTCTGCTGGCCGGACGGCCCATCCAGCCCGGCAATGTCATTATCATCGGCGGCATCAAGGGTGTGGTTCAGCGGATCAATATCCGCGCAACCGACATCACCCTGATAGACGGCGCCACGCTCATCGTGCCCAATTCCCAGCTGGTCACATCCAACGTTACCAATGCAAGCTTCGGCGACCAGCCGACCAACCTGTCGCTGAACTTCACGCTTTCGCGTGACGTCGATCTGGACAAGGCGCAGGCGCTCATGCTTGCTGCCGCCAATGACCAGCCGCTTGTCCTGGCCCTGCCGGCGCCGGGTATCATCACCACGGCGCTGGACGACCTGCAGGTCACGATGTGCCTGACCGTTTCATTCTACAACGTGAAGAACTCGCTGGGCATCAAGAGCGCGTTGCTTCAGGATGTGCTGAAACGGTTCCATGAGGCCCGTATCAACGTCGTCATGAGCTGA